The following proteins are encoded in a genomic region of Pyrus communis chromosome 11, drPyrComm1.1, whole genome shotgun sequence:
- the LOC137708470 gene encoding xyloglucan endotransglucosylase protein 1-like: protein MVMAASAGNFYQDFDVTFGDGRAKMLNGGQLLTLNLDQASGSGFKSKNEYLFGRIDMQIKLVTGNSAGTVTAYYLSSEGPTHDEIDFEFLGNVSGDPYTLHTNVFSQGKGNREQQFQLWFDPTNAFHTYSIVWNSQRIIFLVDNIPIRVFNNLESVGVPFPKNQPMRIYSSLWNADDWATRGGLVKTDWTNAPFTASYRNFKANACTADSSSSCASTASTNSVGDSAWQTQGLDAAGRNRLRWVHQKFMIYNYCNDLKRFPQGLPAECRRSRF, encoded by the exons ATGGTCATGGCTGCCTCAGCTGGTAATTTCTACCAAGACTTTGATGTTACATTTGGGGATGGACGTGCCAAGATGCTCAACGGAGGACAGCTTCTCACGCTCAACCTTGACCAGGCATCTGGGTCTGGTTTCAAGTCCAAAAATGAGTACTTATTTGGAAGGATTGATATGCAGATCAAGTTGGTCACTGGGAACTCAGCTGGAACCGTCACTGCCTACTAT TTATCTTCTGAAGGTCCAACTCATGATGAAATCGACTTTGAGTTTTTGGGGAATGTATCTGGAGATCCCTACACTCTCCATACCAATGTGTTCAGCCAAGGAAAAGGGAACAGAGAACAGCAGTTCCAACTTTGGTTTGATCCCACAAATGCCTTCCACACTTACTCCATTGTATGGAACTCCCAACGCATTAT ATTCTTGGTGGATAACATTCCAATCAGAGTGTTCAACAACCTGGAATCAGTTGGAGTTCCATTCCCTAAAAACCAGCCCATGCGGATTTACTCAAGCCTGTGGAATGCAGATGACTGGGCAACAAGAGGTGGCCTTGTGAAGACAGACTGGACCAATGCTCCCTTCACTGCCTCTTACAGAAATTTCAAGGCCAATGCTTGTACTGCTGACTCATCATCCTCATGTGCCTCCACTGCATCTACCAATTCAGTAGGAGACAGTGCATGGCAGACTCAAGGTCTTGATGCAGCAGGCCGAAACCGGCTTCGATGGGTGCACCAAAAGTTCATGATCTACAACTACTGCAATGACCTTAAACGTTTCCCACAAGGCCTCCCAGCAGAATGCAGAAGATCAAGGTTCTAA
- the LOC137749343 gene encoding xyloglucan endotransglucosylase protein 1-like isoform X1, producing MSYSSKLSMVLLLSLSITCVMAMAASAGNFYQDFDFTFGDGRAKILNGGQLLTLNLDQASGSGFKSKNDYLFGRIDMQIKLVAGNSAGTVTAYYLSSEGPTHDEIDFEFLGNVSGDPYTLHTNVFSQGKGNREQQFHLWFDPTKAFHTYSIVWNMQRIIFLVDNIPIRVFNNLESVGVPFPKNQPMRIYSSLWNADDWATRGGLVKTDWTKAPFTASYRNFKANACTAGSSSSCASIASTNSVGDSAWQTQGLDAAGRNRLRWVQQKFMVYNYCNDLKRFPQGLPAECRRSRF from the exons ATGTCTTATTCTTCTAAGCTCTCAATGGTGCTTCTGCTTTCTTTGTCCATAACTTGTGTCATGGCCATGGCTGCCTCGGCTGGCAATTTCTATCAAGACTTTGATTTTACATTTGGCGACGGACGTGCCAAGATACTCAACGGAGGACAGCTTCTCACACTTAACCTTGATCAGGCTTCCGGTTCCGGTTTCAAATCCAAGAACGACTACTTATTTGGAAGAATTGATATGCAGATCAAGCTTGTTGCTGGTAACTCAGCGGGAACTGTTACTGCCTACTAT TTATCCTCCGAAGGTCCAACTCATGATGAAATCGACTTTGAGTTTTTGGGAAACGTATCCGGAGATCCCTACACTCTCCATACCAATGTGTTCAGCCAAGGAAAAGGGAATAGAGAACAGCAGTTCCACCTGTGGTTTGATCCCACAAAGGCCTTCCACACCTACTCCATTGTTTGGAACATGCAACGCATTAT ATTTTTGGTGGATAACATTCCAATCAGAGTGTTCAACAACTTGGAATCAGTTGGAGTCCCATTCCCCAAAAACCAGCCCATGCGGATTTACTCAAGCTTGTGGAATGCAGATGACTGGGCAACAAGAGGTGGCCTTGTCAAGACTGATTGGACTAAAGCTCCCTTCACTGCCTCTTACAGAAACTTCAAGGCCAATGCTTGTACTGCTGGCTCATCATCCTCATGTGCCTCCATTGCATCTACCAATTCAGTGGGGGACAGTGCATGGCAGACTCAAGGGCTCGATGCCGCCGGCCGTAACCGGCTTCGATGGGTGCAACAAAAGTTCATGGTCTACAACTACTGCAATGACCTTAAACGTTTCCCACAAGGCCTCCCAGCGGAGTGCAGAAGATCAAGGTTCTAG
- the LOC137749345 gene encoding xyloglucan endotransglucosylase protein 1-like isoform X2, whose translation MSSSKVSMMFFLSLIIISLVAVVASADNFYQDFEVMFGDQHAKVLENGQLVTLSLDKSSGAGFKSKNEYLFGRFDMQIKLQPGNSAGTVTTFYLSSSGSNHDEIDFEFLGNSTGEPYTIHTNVYAQGQGLKEQQFRVWFDPTQDFHTYSVVWNTKRIIFLVDNSPIRVFNNLESIGLPFPKNQPMRIYATFWNADDWATQGGRVKTDWNLAPFTASYRNFNINASDGASWANQGPNAAERNRLRWVQRKFMVYDYCTDRIKFTKGLPRECKHSRI comes from the exons atgtcTTCTTCTAAGGTCTCAATGATGTTTTTTCTTTCGTTGATCATAATTTCTCTGGTGGCCGTGGTTGCCTCAGCCGATAATTTCTATCAAGACTTTGAGGTTATGTTCGGTGATCAACATGCCAAGGTACTTGAAAATGGACAACTTGTCACCCTCTCCCTTGACAAATCTTCTGGAGCAGGTTTCAAATCCAAGAATGAGTACTTATTTGGAAGGTTTGATATGCAAATCAAGTTGCAACCTGGAAACTCAGCTGGTACTGTCACCACATTTTAT TTATCTTCTTCAGGTTCAAATCATGATGAGATTGACTTCGAGTTTCTGGGCAACTCAACTGGGGAACCCTACACTATCCATACTAATGTCTACGCCCAAGGACAAGGGCTCAAGGAACAACAATTCCGCGTATGGTTTGATCCCACTCAGGACTTCCACACATACTCCGTTGTTTGGAACACCAAGCGCATTAT ATTCTTGGTGGATAATAGTCCAATTAGAGTGTTCAACAACTTGGAATCAATTGGTCTTCCATTCCCTAAAAACCAACCCATGAGGATTTATGCAACTTTTTGGAATGCCGATGACTGGGCAACACAAGGTGGGCGTGTGAAGACTGACTGGAACCTAGCTCCTTTCACTGCCTCTTACAGAAACTTCAACATCAACGCTT CGGATGGCGCTTCATGGGCAAACCAAGGGCCCAATGCTGCAGAACGAAATAGGCTTCGATGGGTGCAGCGCAAGTTCATGGTCTATGACTACTGCACTGACCGTATTAAGTTCACCAAAGGTCTCCCTCGTGAATGCAAGCATTCAAGGATCTAA
- the LOC137708678 gene encoding protein gar2: MADSSNGKLDGAENVQPEDVGDSKPVVESVRDVAVDDCSEPAKETRDDADDSRSSSSSSSDEEAEGARVANDSGEVEETEEVVVSVESVYNHLDQGSVVVETKVEEEEKVAESLDETGESSPAIAEEVLKQVEEKTLSYVEESNGVALVETDLVSKEDEKEAVPAAVADIVSKGIEETRLPVSKEQTGESSGTAYKEEVPAVESADAGQDHGKAEIPESTGNPSIVSVAGPPLQPTSWKSCCGLFEILHRRSDR, encoded by the exons ATGGCGGATTCTTCGAATGGGAAGTTGGATGGCGCCGAAAATGTTCAACCGGAGGATGTTGGCGACTCAAAACCTGTGGTTGAATCTGTGAGGGACGTAGCTGTCGATGACTGTTCCGAGCCTGCAAAGGAAACCCGCGATGATGCTGATGATTCGAGATCGAGTTCAAGTAGTAGTTCGGATGAAGAGGCGGAAGGTGCTCGAGTGGCGAATGATTCTGGGGAAGTGGAGGAGACCGAAGAAGTTGTTGTCTCCGTTGAATCTGTGTACAATCATTTGGATCAAGGTAGTGTTGTAGTGGAAACcaaggtggaggaggaggagaaagtCGCGGAGTCTTTGGATGAGACTGGTGAATCTTCGCCGGCCATTGCGGAGGAGGTGTTGAAACAGGTTGAGGAAAAAACATTGTCATATGTGGAAGAGAGTAATGGGGTTGCTCTAGTCGAGACGGATCTGGTGTCCAAGGAGGATGAGAAGGAAGCGGTTCCTGCTGCTGTTGCAGATATTGTGTCGAAGGGGATCGAGGAAACAAGGTTACCGGTTTCCAAAGAGCAAACTGGGGAGTCATCGGGTACTGCTTACAAGGAAGAGGTTCCTGCAGTCGAATCAGCTGATGCCGGACAAGATCATGGCAAGGCTGAGATCCCCGAAAGCACAGGAAATCCG TCGATTGTATCTGTCGCCGGACCCCCCCTGCAGCCGACTTCATGGAAGAGTTGCTGTGGACTCTTCGAAATTCTGCACCGAAGATCCGATAGATAA
- the LOC137749343 gene encoding xyloglucan endotransglucosylase protein 1-like isoform X2, whose translation MSYSSKLSMVLLLSLSITCVMAMAASAGNFYQDFDFTFGDGRAKILNGGQLLTLNLDQASGSGFKSKNDYLFGRIDMQIKLVAGNSAGTVTAYYLSSEGPTHDEIDFEFLGNVSGDPYTLHTNVFSQGKGNREQQFHLWFDPTKAFHTYSIVWNMQRIIFLVDNIPIRVFNNLESVGVPFPKNQPMRIYSSLWNADDWATRGGLVKTDWTKAPFTASYRNFKANALGDSAWQTQGLDAAGRNRLRWVQQKFMVYNYCNDLKRFPQGLPAECRRSRF comes from the exons ATGTCTTATTCTTCTAAGCTCTCAATGGTGCTTCTGCTTTCTTTGTCCATAACTTGTGTCATGGCCATGGCTGCCTCGGCTGGCAATTTCTATCAAGACTTTGATTTTACATTTGGCGACGGACGTGCCAAGATACTCAACGGAGGACAGCTTCTCACACTTAACCTTGATCAGGCTTCCGGTTCCGGTTTCAAATCCAAGAACGACTACTTATTTGGAAGAATTGATATGCAGATCAAGCTTGTTGCTGGTAACTCAGCGGGAACTGTTACTGCCTACTAT TTATCCTCCGAAGGTCCAACTCATGATGAAATCGACTTTGAGTTTTTGGGAAACGTATCCGGAGATCCCTACACTCTCCATACCAATGTGTTCAGCCAAGGAAAAGGGAATAGAGAACAGCAGTTCCACCTGTGGTTTGATCCCACAAAGGCCTTCCACACCTACTCCATTGTTTGGAACATGCAACGCATTAT ATTTTTGGTGGATAACATTCCAATCAGAGTGTTCAACAACTTGGAATCAGTTGGAGTCCCATTCCCCAAAAACCAGCCCATGCGGATTTACTCAAGCTTGTGGAATGCAGATGACTGGGCAACAAGAGGTGGCCTTGTCAAGACTGATTGGACTAAAGCTCCCTTCACTGCCTCTTACAGAAACTTCAAGGCCAATGCTT TGGGGGACAGTGCATGGCAGACTCAAGGGCTCGATGCCGCCGGCCGTAACCGGCTTCGATGGGTGCAACAAAAGTTCATGGTCTACAACTACTGCAATGACCTTAAACGTTTCCCACAAGGCCTCCCAGCGGAGTGCAGAAGATCAAGGTTCTAG
- the LOC137749344 gene encoding xyloglucan endotransglucosylase protein 1-like, with product MCSCKLPVNMVLFLSLFTTSLMVMAASAGNFYQDFDVTFGDGRAKILNGGQLLTLNLDQASGSGFKSKNEYLLGRIDMQIKLVTGNSAGTVTAYYLSSEGPTHDEIDFEFLGNLSGDPYTLHTNVFSQGKGKREQQFQLWFDPTNAFHTYSIVWNTQRIIFLVDNIPIRVFNNLETVGVPFPKNQPMRIYSSLWNADDWATRGGLVKTDWTKAPFTASYRNFKANACTADSTSSCASTASTNSVGDSAWQTQGLDAAGRNRLRWVHQKFMIYNYCNDLKRFPQGLPAECRRSRF from the exons ATGTGTTCTTGCAAGCTCCCAGTGAATATGgtgctttttctttctttgttcacAACTTCTCTGATGGTCATGGCTGCCTCAGCTGGTAACTTCTACCAAGACTTTGACGTTACATTTGGCGATGGACGTGCCAAGATACTCAACGGAGGACAGCTTCTCACACTCAACCTTGACCAGGCTTCTGGGTCTGGTTTCAAGTCCAAAAATGAGTACTTATTGGGAAGGATTGATATGCAGATCAAGTTGGTCACCGGAAACTCGGCTGGAACCGTCACTGCCTACTAT TTATCTTCTGAAGGTCCAACTCATGATGAAATCGACTTTGAGTTTTTGGGAAATTTATCTGGAGATCCCTACACTCTCCATACCAATGTGTTCAGCCAAGGAAAAGGGAAGAGAGAGCAGCAGTTCCAACTTTGGTTTGATCCCACAAATGCCTTCCACACTTACTCCATTGTATGGAACACCCAACGCATTAT ATTCTTGGTGGACAACATTCCAATCAGAGTGTTCAACAACCTGGAAACAGTTGGAGTCCCATTCCCTAAAAACCAGCCCATGCGGATTTACTCAAGCCTGTGGAATGCAGATGACTGGGCAACAAGAGGTGGCCTTGTGAAGACAGACTGGACCAAAGCTCCCTTCACTGCCTCTTACAGAAATTTCAAGGCCAATGCTTGTACTGCCGACTCAACATCCTCCTGTGCCTCCACTGCATCTACCAATTCAGTAGGAGACAGTGCATGGCAGACTCAAGGTCTTGATGCAGCAGGCCGAAACCGGCTTCGATGGGTGCACCAAAAGTTCATGATCTACAACTACTGCAATGACCTTAAACGTTTCCCACAAGGCCTCCCAGCAGAATGCAGAAGATCAAGGTTCTAA
- the LOC137708278 gene encoding peroxisomal and mitochondrial division factor 2-like: MAEKTTVEIVDDQAEDFFDADQAAGFGRKVEGLEREKLELQRENKETKEKIQELTAEIEKLKSSEKETKERLREMELEIERTEEGKDVLESVANRAMELETEVARLQHDLISAMAEGEDANHEVAELKRELGEKGEKIDSLEKELESLKKAKADSEKRVRELERKIGVLEVKETEEKSKKIRVEEEMRERLDEKESELSLFKKKVEDLESVIAKNSAELGKRVNERVNVEAALRESEDKCRAMEVKMGQLQKDLMDAEKVITGLKERTVEAINGSAIEMKEILEGGETGSKGLSLPVVAGSTGVVVAAAAAVVYVLYVRQR; this comes from the coding sequence ATGGCAGAGAAGACGACGGTTGAAATCGTGGACGATCAGGCTGAGGATTTCTTTGATGCCGATCAGGCGGCGGGGTTCGGCCGCAAGGTCGAGGGTTTGGAGCGGGAGAAGCTTGAGCTGCAGCGCGAGAACAAGGAGACGAAAGAGAAAATCCAGGAATTGACGGCGGAGATCGAGAAATTGAAGAGCAGCGAGAAGGAGACGAAGGAGAGGCTTAGGGAGATGGAGTTGGAGATCGAACGGACTGAGGAAGGGAAAGATGTGCTGGAATCGGTTGCGAATAGAGCGATGGAGCTTGAGACTGAGGTAGCGAGGCTCCAACACGATCTGATCTCCGCCATGGCCGAAGGGGAGGACGCGAATCACGAAGTTGCGGAGCTGAAGCGTGAGTTGGGAGAGAAGGGGGAGAAAATTGATAGCTTGGAGAAGGAGCTTGAGAGCCTGAAGAAGGCGAAGGCTGATAGCGAGAAGAGGGTTAGGGAATTGGAGAGGAAGATTGGGGTTTTGGAAGTGAAGGAGACTGAGGAGAAGAGCAAGAAAATTAGGGTTGAGgaggagatgagagagagactTGATGAGAAAGAGAGCGAGCTTAGCTTGTTCAAGAAGAAAGTGGAGGATTTGGAGTCAGTTATTGCGAAGAACAGTGCTGAATTGGGGAAGAGAGTGAATGAGAGGGTCAATGTCGAGGCAGCGCTGAGGGAATCGGAGGATAAGTGCAGAGCCATGGAAGTGAAGATGGGACAATTACAGAAGGACCTGATGGATGCTGAGAAGGTTATTACTGGATTGAAGGAGAGGACTGTTGAGGCCATTAATGGTAGTGCGATTGAAATGAAGGAGATTCTGGAAGGTGGAGAGACGGGGTCGAAAGGATTGAGCTTGCCAGTTGTGGCAGGGTCTACTGGAGTCGTTGTTGCCGCAGCAGCTGCTGTTGTCTATGTGTTGTATGTAAGGCAGAGGTGA
- the LOC137708192 gene encoding uncharacterized protein — MAATTPAPPPSATKPTKSITKTVQKAVNALIKWRNDKLQTQNPDLLESDEFAYLVLTLKKIPPKGRVNAYKIPLPNPLYSQLSELCLIYDDGPKSDLTKDFIEKKIKAENIPVSKILKLSKLKSDYVPFESKRKLMYSYDMFLADKRIVPLLPKYLGKHFFKKKKIPVPVDLQHKNWKEQVDKICGSALLFLSTGTCSVVRVAKVSMSIDEIVENAVAAINGIVEIVPKNWGGVRSFHLKLFESLALPVYQAVPDVTLKIEGEKGVEEGEKEVKEVVKSESKDLKSEKKSKKKGRIHEVRYLDSNVSEVLDDDDFGIVGGVDIGEGKQSENDEPGSGELGKKKRKKEKVAGELKGEKRLKKSAKAKDDAELNGEKVIGEKKLKRSAKAGEEDGVTVIHKKEDGMSLKEKKKDVTKKKADDSSAQGEESIGKKEKRKSKESVGKKEKRKSEDEKLKSTEANLKKAKRSKKAAE; from the coding sequence ATGGCCGCCACCACTCCAGCGCCTCCACCTTCAGCCACAAAACCCACCAAATCTATCACCAAAACGGTGCAGAAAGCCGTAAACGCCCTCATCAAATGGCGGAACGACAAGCTGCAGACCCAGAACCCTGATCTCCTGGAATCCGACGAGTTCGCCTACCTAGTTCTCACCCTCAAGAAAATCCCGCCAAAGGGTCGCGTCAACGCCTACAAAATCCCCCTCCCAAATCCCCTCTACTCCCAACTCTCCGAGCTCTGCCTGATATACGACGACGGACCCAAGTCCGACCTCACCAAGGACTTCATCGAGAAGAAAATCAAGGCCGAAAACATACCCGTGTCGAAAATCTTGAAGCTTTCGAAGCTCAAGAGCGATTACGTGCCCTTTGAGTCCAAGAGGAAGCTGATGTATTCTTATGATATGTTTCTGGCTGATAAGCGGATTGTGCCGTTGCTGCCGAAGTATTTGGGGAAGCACTTctttaagaagaagaagattccGGTGCCGGTGGACTTGCAGCACAAGAATTGGAAGGAGCAGGTGGATAAGATTTGTGGGTCGGCTTTGTTGTTCTTGAGTACAGGGACGTGTAGTGTGGTGAGGGTTGCGAAAGTTTCGATGAGCATTGATGAGATTGTGGAGAATGCAGTTGCGGCGATTAATGGGATAGTGGAGATTGTGCCGAAAAATTGGGGAGGTGTGAGGTCGTTTCATTTGAAGTTGTTTGAATCGCTTGCGTTGCCGGTTTATCAGGCGGTTCCAGATGTGACATTGAAGATTGAGGGAGAGAAGGGGGTTGAGGAAGGTGAGAAGGAGGTGAAAGAGGTTGTTAAGAGTGAGAGTAAGGATTTGAAGAGTGAGAAGAAGAGTAAGAAGAAGGGTAGGATTCATGAAGTGAGGTATTTGGATAGCAATGTCAGCGAGGtgcttgatgatgatgatttcgGTATTGTTGGTGGTGTGGACATTGGGGAAGGTAAGCAAAGCGAGAATGATGAACCGGGCAGTGGCGaattggggaagaagaagaggaagaaagaaaaagttgcTGGTGAGTTGAAGGGTGAGAAAAGGTTGAAGAAATCAGCTAAGGCGAAAGATGATGCTGAGTTAAATGGGGAAAAGGTTATTGGTGAAAAGAAGTTGAAAAGGTCGGCGAAGGCAGGAGAAGAAGATGGTGTCACTGTCATTCATAAGAAAGAAGATGGGATGTCcttgaaagagaagaaaaaagatgTTACAAAGAAGAAAGCAGATGATTCATCGGCTCAAGGAGAAGAGTCCAttggaaagaaagagaagagaaagagtaAAGAGTCTGTTggaaagaaggagaagaggaagagtGAAGATGAAAAGTTGAAGAGCACAGAAGCAAACCTGAAGAAGGCCAAGAGAAGTAAGAAAGCAGCAGAGTGA
- the LOC137749345 gene encoding xyloglucan endotransglucosylase protein 1-like isoform X1 codes for MSSSKVSMMFFLSLIIISLVAVVASADNFYQDFEVMFGDQHAKVLENGQLVTLSLDKSSGAGFKSKNEYLFGRFDMQIKLQPGNSAGTVTTFYLSSSGSNHDEIDFEFLGNSTGEPYTIHTNVYAQGQGLKEQQFRVWFDPTQDFHTYSVVWNTKRIIFLVDNSPIRVFNNLESIGLPFPKNQPMRIYATFWNADDWATQGGRVKTDWNLAPFTASYRNFNINACLGSQGPSCASTSTNRSADGASWANQGPNAAERNRLRWVQRKFMVYDYCTDRIKFTKGLPRECKHSRI; via the exons atgtcTTCTTCTAAGGTCTCAATGATGTTTTTTCTTTCGTTGATCATAATTTCTCTGGTGGCCGTGGTTGCCTCAGCCGATAATTTCTATCAAGACTTTGAGGTTATGTTCGGTGATCAACATGCCAAGGTACTTGAAAATGGACAACTTGTCACCCTCTCCCTTGACAAATCTTCTGGAGCAGGTTTCAAATCCAAGAATGAGTACTTATTTGGAAGGTTTGATATGCAAATCAAGTTGCAACCTGGAAACTCAGCTGGTACTGTCACCACATTTTAT TTATCTTCTTCAGGTTCAAATCATGATGAGATTGACTTCGAGTTTCTGGGCAACTCAACTGGGGAACCCTACACTATCCATACTAATGTCTACGCCCAAGGACAAGGGCTCAAGGAACAACAATTCCGCGTATGGTTTGATCCCACTCAGGACTTCCACACATACTCCGTTGTTTGGAACACCAAGCGCATTAT ATTCTTGGTGGATAATAGTCCAATTAGAGTGTTCAACAACTTGGAATCAATTGGTCTTCCATTCCCTAAAAACCAACCCATGAGGATTTATGCAACTTTTTGGAATGCCGATGACTGGGCAACACAAGGTGGGCGTGTGAAGACTGACTGGAACCTAGCTCCTTTCACTGCCTCTTACAGAAACTTCAACATCAACGCTTGCCTTGGGTCACAAGGACCATCTTGTGCCTCCACATCTACCAATAGGTCAGCGGATGGCGCTTCATGGGCAAACCAAGGGCCCAATGCTGCAGAACGAAATAGGCTTCGATGGGTGCAGCGCAAGTTCATGGTCTATGACTACTGCACTGACCGTATTAAGTTCACCAAAGGTCTCCCTCGTGAATGCAAGCATTCAAGGATCTAA
- the LOC137709315 gene encoding xyloglucan endotransglucosylase protein 1-like, whose protein sequence is MSSSKVSMMFFLSLIIISLVAVVASADNFYQDFEVMFGDQHAKVLENGQLVTLALDKSSGAGFKSKNEYLFGRFDMQIKLQPGNSAGTVTTFYLSSSGSNHDEIDFEFLGNSTGEPYTIHTNVYAQGQGLKEQQFRVWFDPTQDFHTYSIVWNTKRIIFLVDNSPIRVFNNLESIGLPFPKNQPMRIYATFWNADDWATQGGRVKTDWNLAPFTASYRNFNINACLGSQGPSCASTSTNRSADGASWANQGPNAAERNRLRWVQRKFMVYDYCTDRIKFTKGLPRECKHSRI, encoded by the exons atgtcTTCTTCTAAGGTCTCAATGATGTTTTTTCTTTCGTTGATCATAATTTCTCTGGTGGCCGTGGTTGCCTCAGCCGATAATTTCTATCAAGACTTTGAGGTTATGTTCGGTGATCAACATGCCAAGGTACTTGAAAATGGACAACTTGTCACCCTCGCCCTTGACAAATCTTCTGGAGCAGGTTTCAAATCCAAGAATGAGTACTTATTTGGAAGGTTTGATATGCAAATCAAGTTGCAACCTGGAAACTCAGCTGGCACTGTCACCACATTTTAT TTATCTTCTTCAGGTTCAAATCATGATGAGATTGACTTCGAGTTTCTCGGCAACTCAACTGGGGAACCCTACACTATCCATACTAATGTCTACGCCCAAGGACAAGGGCTCAAGGAACAACAATTCCGCGTATGGTTTGATCCCACTCAAGACTTCCACACATACTCCATTGTTTGGAACACCAAGCGCATTAT ATTCTTGGTGGATAATAGTCCAATTAGAGTGTTCAACAACTTGGAATCAATTGGTCTTCCATTCCCTAAAAACCAACCCATGAGGATTTATGCAACTTTTTGGAATGCCGATGACTGGGCAACACAAGGTGGGCGTGTGAAGACTGACTGGAACCTAGCTCCTTTCACTGCCTCTTACAGAAACTTCAACATCAACGCTTGCCTTGGGTCACAAGGACCATCTTGTGCCTCCACATCTACCAATAGGTCAGCGGATGGCGCTTCATGGGCAAACCAAGGGCCCAATGCTGCAGAACGAAATAGGCTTCGATGGGTGCAGCGCAAGTTCATGGTCTATGACTACTGCACTGACCGTATTAAGTTCACCAAAGGTCTCCCTCGTGAATGCAAGCATTCAAGGATCTAA